CTTCATGTGAAGATGACATTTAGAAAGGGGTTGACACTTgatcaaaattgaaaattgcTTTTTTCTTGTTATGCTAAATATGTTTATTTTCCCTCCTGTTTTGTAATTTCGCATCTTTCTATCTATCTTTCTGCAGTGATCTAATTTTGCATGTGTATAATAGCAGGGTGAAAGTAGGATAGGTAAAAAAATATAGAAGCTTTTGAAATTCTTCGGGGAAAATCATGTACACACTATTGTGCCTAAAAGGGCCTCTTTGAGTTGAGAGAGTTTGTGGGATCttgaaatgaaatgaaatgGAGTAGCTTCTTCTAGGTTCAAAGATTGTTGGTTTAGTTATCCCTTTTCACTTTCCATGTGCGTGTCCATGCACATGCATGCATTGAGAAGCAAACAAACATGGTTTGATGGTTGTCATCTGAAGTTCTGAACCAACTTGGACAGTGACACAGACAAATCAGAGTTAGCCTTTTGCATCTATGAAGGGTACTAAAATCACAGGGTAATTAATAATGACACTTcacctttttgagtttgaatgaTATCAGAAAcattttatttatgaaaatgtACACTAAACTCTAATATATGCAAGTCTCATGACTCATGACACAATATcttcatattttataaaatatagcaCTAATCTCAATATCTCATAATTAAAAGTGGTAAGTATAGACATGacaaaacaaaagcaaaaaatGCTGAATATATAGTAGCAGTTAATGAGACTGATATAGTTTATccattttaaaaatcttaaaattttgaaGCAATTAATAAACCCAAAAAATCTTGGCTGGCTGATGTTGACAATGTCATATGCTTTTTTGAATTCTTGACTTCTAGGAATCATGTGAAGCAAAATTCATTGGTTGGCTGATGATGACAATCCTGAGAGGGTTCAGACAACATAAATTCATGAGACATGTCAAATTGTGATCAAAACAAAATGAGGGGATAAAAACAAAATGAGggaatatctttttttatattagtgaACGGAATATACTACAAAATGAAGATGTTTTCTAAGGTTGATAAACATTCCCAATATTTCCAATACGTTGCAACTATGCTAGAGAAAACACAATGGTGGCCTTTTATATCAAACAACAAAATTATCTGGAAATTGGCTTACTTCCATTTCTTCTAATGCTTCCTCATTTTAGACCTTGCGTATCTACAAGAAAATATTTAGGGACATAAGACATCAATCCTAGCTAGAGTttctaaaattaatagaaaCCATTAGGTTCGAAGTTACTGTATGTGCATGCCACCCCGATCTGACGACGACAGCATGCTGCCCTGAAGCTGCTCCATGACCTTAGTAGCTTGTTCAACTTCCTGTAAAAGAATAAAGGTTAGTAAATTGATAAGGAGTAAGCAAGCAAAATTTACTACACTGACCAACAGGGGATTGAACAAGAACTATGACTCACATCAAAATCAGCAAATGCAACCGGCATTCCTCCTCTAGAACGGATTTTGACCATGTTGAATCCAGCATACCTGGAAAATGGATTTAAGTCATTAAAGCTCGATAGTAAAAACTCAAAATCAAGTGAAAGCTGAACATTGCAAGATCAAGATATAACAAGAACCAGTAGGTCCAGCACTGCTCCAATATGAACAACTTTACTATAGACACAACAACTCACACTGAGAAAGTTTTTCTCAGTTCATCTTCAGTGCAGTTTGGACCAAGATTTGCAATGAAGAGAGTAGAGCATGGTCCTCCATCTGGACCTCTTTCATGCAGCTCCTACAGAAAAAATATTGCAATAAAAAGATGAATAATTGCAACCTCACTATTGAACGCAAAATGTGTTGATGCTTAATTGAGGGCGGTTTTTGTTCTCAACAATAAACCTGGAAACTGGACGGACCGGTCGATTGGATCGGTTTAACCGCAAACTAATAACACTAACAGACCGAGCAGGTATATAAAACTGGTAATTAGAAAACCGACAAAAAATCGTTGAACCGCACAAAAGCCGACCGGTCGGATCGAACCGGAACCAGGCCGGTTTACACAAAAAAGGGAAGCTCATTCgtttctttctccctttctcCGTTTCTTTCTTTCAGTCAGAGAcccaaacccaaccacaaaaccctAGCACGGTAAGCCTACACCACCGCCACAAGGAGTTTCATACTGCCGCCGTCCGTCGCACTCAAAGTTCGCCATCCGTCATCTAGCGTCCCTCGTGCTCCAAATCTTCAACCCCTGTTTGCTGTCACCGATCGCGGTTGCTTCCTCGACCTCGGCGTCCGTCGTCTTTGTCTGCTCAGCCGCGCTTCCGTTGCCGTTTGTTTGCCGTTCACGTTCGCGTTTTCGATCGCGTTCTTTGCCGTACGCGTTCGCTCGGCGTTCACCGTTCGCGTTCAATCGCCGTTCACCGTTCGAGTTCGCGTGCGTCTGAAAGCCACGTTGCTCTGCTTCAAACTCTGCGACCAACCCGCGCGCTCCACACAGCCTTCAAACTGCTCTCTTTTGTCCCCGCCGTGAGTTCCCTAAACCCGCCACCAGACAATACACTCACACAACACCAATACTCTTCTTCAAACTCCGCAACCTATGATTTATATTACAATAAGTACTTATTTTATTTGGTAGTGCTTTGGATGTTTTGGTAGAATAAATTAAAGTTACAATAGTTATATTCTCTTCCCTATCACGATGAAATAAAGCTTTGAATTCTCTTATTTCGTTTTAATTTTACCGCACTCAACATGTTTGATGAATTGCTTTAACCATATTTCTGGTTGGTTTTATACTTTCTAGCTTTTAGAAACTTAGTAAGTTGATAGCATGTGAAATTAGAATAATTGGATCATAGTAATTAGGGGATTTTAGCTGTACAAATAGCATCTTTGCAGAAAACATGTTAGCATGATGATTGCACTTGCATTAGTGTTCTTCTGGTAGATGTTTAAACTGTTATTGTGAACTTCTTAATTTGCtaattgttcttgtgttttcttGTGTTACCTCTTTTTTGTTGTGATTTTCTGTTCTTGTTTTACCTTTTTATCATTAAGATCCTTTAACCTAATTTGAAtcacaataaaaaataactgctataaaattatttctttcTAAATATAAATCGTAGCTTATTGTACCATTTAAGTATTTAAGTACCCGTTTCAacattttttaataagaatCTAAATTAAAGGAAGTTGGATAAATTGAGTAAATTTGTACACACTATAAGACATTTTAGGTTTGGTCACTATTAGATATTGTAAGCTGCCAGTTGCATATATAAATAGTTTTGGATCACCAAAGTTTGAACTTCCAACAACCGTGTTAACATTAGACCTCCATCAACATTAGTGTAAATCTCCCATATTCTTCATAGCAAACCTAGCATTCAGTTTCTCTCTGACATCTCTGTTCGTTCTGTCTCCATCCGTTAGCTGAAACATTCCCTCGCTGCTGACATCTCTATTGGTTCTGTTCGTGCTCCATGTAGGTCTTCTCCTTTTATCCATTttgtaatatttatttatttgtattatAGCTTGAGTTTTGCGCTGTTCACTCTTGTGATTACTGATTCTGAAAAGTCTAAGTTGTTCATGATTTTTAGTTCTGAATATCTTATTTTCTGTGACTGGGAAATAGGAATCATGTATTTTGGTTAATTACTTAATTTTGTTCGTGACCTTTGTTAGCTGGAATTTGAATTCTGTTTGTTGTGACTTGGAATCATTTTGTagtatttttattggtttattCTAGCCTGAGTTTTGTGCTGTTCATTGTTTGCTTGATGTCCTTTAATTTTGTTCTGAACTGAGTTAATTGGAATTGAAGTAGGTAATTGGAATAAGAGTAGATTTAATTGTGATCAGAAACACCTTTGATGTTGTTGTGTTATTTTTCCGAACTTTTCATGTTGATGCAGTTGCTGATGTTGTGTTGTTGTTggtgttttcttttgtttttttattttatcttcttgcAATTATTTAGTGATAGAAAGAGTGAGCGTTGTGTACCAAATATTAAAAGATGAGTATGTGGGATTATGGAAAGCATTTGGCTGTATAGAAAAACGAAAAGTAGGTAAGCAACAGTTGCTTTGTCGAATTGGGTCCCTCCGCAAGTAGATGGAATTTGACTTCAAATCTGTGAAATTAATATAATCCACTTATAGTAATTATAATCTTTTCTTGTTGTTATAGTTTTCTTTTACTTGAGTTCACAACTATAACATTTTTGGCTTCACGTTTCTGTTTCTGAAATGGGAAAATCCTTAGTTTTTCAGCTGCTGCCTCTgcattttacatttttttaacctgtttttttttgcttttttttttctaatgtATGTGTTTTTTTCTGTGCAGGGGTTTAACTTCATGACCCCACAGCATTTCTTGCAGCTGTTGATCCTACTCTTGTAACCTGGTTGGAGGGTAGTGTTAGAATTCAACCCAGTGGCATTACACGAGGTCTTACAATACTGTACACCAAACGGAATTAAAGGTGCTGTTATGCTGGTTTGAATTTTATCTTCAATTATTTCCAGTTTGATAAAAGAGAAGTCTTGGAGCAATGGTTGAATTATCTTTGTATGACCTTAAGGTCACGAGATTAAGTCGTGTAATTGGTCATGGATGCATTTATTAGGTTAGAATGTATAAACTACATCCTTTAGGAATTGTGCTTGTGCAcgtggtttttttttttagtattatttttgcAATTTAATCCAGTATATATGAATTTGTTACTTGATATAGAGTAAACTTTTTCCAGAATTGCAAAGAGTAAGATTTGGTAAGAGTTTGAACTGTATTCGACATAAAAATGCCACACTCTTCTTGTTACTAGCTGATGTTATGTATACCTAATAATCATCTTGCATGTTAGAGGATGAGATCCTGGAAACTGTAACTATATGAACTCTTTTCTGAATCTTGGGCATAGATATTATAGTACACATTTTCAACTAGACAGCCTACTATATTCAGGCAGTGAGGATATTATATGGAGTACGGACTATGACATTATTTTGGTGAGAATGTCATTCTATTTCGTACAGACCATTACAAATGAAATTCTAAAGTGATGAAATCATTGATgctcatttttaaaaaaagttaatcTAAATATATGTTGTTCTGCTTAGGTCTTTAAGTTACAAAGAAGATAGTCAACCAAATGAGGGACATAAAAGTAAATAGAATTGGTTGGATTGTATTAAAAACTTTTAGTTCTTTAAAATTTGTTGCTGTATTTTATGTGAATTAGTTGTAACTTTTTTAGTCTACATATCCGTGAAATGTTAATTGTGTCGTGatgtgtttgttttttttttaaactgtAGGTGTGTCTTCGTTTTTTGGGGATGGATCCATCGGATAGCGATTTCTTTGGAAATGACTCCGATGTTGAGTTCCCAAGTGGAGAGGATCTAGATTTTTTAGATGATGATTCAGAGGCTGATGAAGACAAACCTCAAGATAAGAGAATAGCAGATCTGTCACGAGAAGATATCTTGCAACTTCAGTTTACTGACGAGGAAGCTGTCTTTCGATTCTACAGGACTTATGCAATGATTCACGGTTTCGCTGTGAGGTTGGATGAAGTCAGACGCGACAGCAATGGTTTCGTAATTATGCGCCAAATTGTTTGCAATCGGGCGGGCGCAAGAAAGGAAGAGGTTGAAAAGGACGAAAGAATCAGAGACCACCGACCCCTAACTCGAAGTTGTTGCCGGGCTAGAATTCGTGCAAGACTAGATACAAAAATTCAGAAATGGAAGGTTGTATCGTTCTACGAAGAGCACTCTCATGAATTAGTTGAGACAAAAGACGTTAGCATGATGCCTGAGTATCGCACATTCAGTGTCTCGGATAAAGAACAGGCGAAGAATTTGCACGACATAGGCATGAGGACCTGTCACGTCTTGGGATACTTGGCTGCTCAAAAAGGTGGATATGCAAACTTGTCATTCAACCAAAAAGACATGTACAACCTCATTACTCAACATAGGAAGGAAAAGGTGAAGGGTGGTGATGCAAATGCTGCAATAAGCTACCTGAGAGGTAAAGCTGGGAACGATTCTTATTTCTTTGGCAAGTATACATTAAGTAATGAGAATCGATTGGAGAACTTGTTCTGGGCTGATGGGACTAGCCGTATTGATTATGAGTGCTTTGGGGATGTCTTGACATTTGATTCGACTTACAACAGGAACGTCTACAATAAACCACTTGTGATATTTTCTGGTTGCAATCATCATGGGCAGACCGTCATATTTGGATGTGGTCTTCTTGTTAATGAGGATATTGGTTCATACAAGTGGCTCCTGGAAACCTTTTTGGAAGCAATGGGGAGTAAACACCCTACGGCCGTTGTCACCGACGGAGATCTTTCAATGAGAGAAGCCATTAAACAGGTCTTTCCTTGTGCAACACATCGACTGTGTGCATGGCACTTGCATAGGAATGCATGTGAGAAGGTTAAGAACAGTGGATTTCTAACAGACTTCAAGGGATTGATTTATGCTAATGTGAGTGTTGAAGAGTTTGAGGTCAAGTGGGGAGACATGGTGGCGAGGTTTAACTTATCAAGCAACTCTTGGGTCCACCAAACCTATGAGTTGAGGAATTTATGGGCTCTTGCTTATTTGAGGGGCCAATTTTTTGGGCGAATCAGGACAACATCCCAGTGTGAAGGTATTAACTCTCTATTAAAAGCATATGTGAGAAAGAAAGATACCCTTCTTGAATTCATCAACAACATGGAAACCGTTGCTAGCCATTACAGAAACAATGAAAGAGTCGCAGAGTTCGATAGTAAGTATACCAAACCAGTACTCGTGACTTCTTTGCCGACACTTGAAGATTTTGCTGCAAAGACTTTCACTCGTAACATGTTCCGGGAGGTCAGGACGGAAATTGAGGGTGCTTGTGCAATGAATACAGAGTTGGTAATTCAGGATGGTGGAAAACTATACTTCAAGTGTAACAGTTTTGGAGTGCCAGAAATTGATTATGTGGTTGAGTTTGACAGAGTTAGGGGCATGCTTCGTTGCGAGTGTCTGTGGTTCGAAAATAGAGGAATTCCCTGCATGCACATATTCGCCTGCCTAAAGCACCAACACGTTGAAGTTATTCCAGAACGCTTAGTTTGCAAGCGTTGGACGAAGAATGCCAAGAGTGACTTCATGAAGTCAAACATCGATGATCCAAGTGATTCTGATAAGGTACTAAAGTGTCGGCTTGGTGTGTTAGGTGCTGAGTGCTCTAGGTTGATGGATTTGGCCTGTAAGAACTCAAGTGATTTTGTCGAAGCAATGAATAGTGTTGTCGACACAATTACAAAACTCCAAAAGCAAGGTGAAAATCCACGCAATGCTAACTTAGACGATGACTACGTAGTTGACCCATTGGTGGTGAAGAGTAAGGGAGCTCCTAAGAAAAACTCAAAATTCAAGCAGCACAGAAAGTGTTCAAACTGCGGTGTGACAGGGCACTACAACAAAAGTTGTCCTAATGCTCCTGGTAGAATCCCAAATGAGCCAGTAGACGATGATACAGAACAGAATATCAGCAGCATCCTCCCTAAGGTATCTCATACTATAACTATGTCTATACATTTGTTGTATGCTGATCCGTCATATTGTGTTATGGATTTTTAAATAAACTATGTTATTTTCATGCATTTGTAATGGACGGTGGTCTTTGCTTTGTGACCAGCGCAAAAGACATGATAGTGTGAAAAATCAGCATAAGATGGAAAAAGATAGGAACATTGGTGGTGGACCAGCGCCAACCTCATCAGCTAAGTCAGTTGTTAATGATCAAGTGAAAACATCAAGTCCTGGTCCCAATATCCCGGTTTCTGCGTCTACAAGTAACGAAGAGTCCGGGATGGGTTCCGGACCAGCTGAGTCTTCTGTTGAGGCCCCTGAAACTGGAATGGTAGATTGAAGATGATTCAGATGTTTGGATGATTGGTTATTTCGTTCCATTTACTAATTAcattttattgttgatttgtaTAGTTTgaaataattgattgaatttaCATTTATTGAACTAGGAAGATTACGTCTTTCCCCCTTGCATTTTCTGCGTTTTTAATTTCTATAACTCTATTACTCTTTAATAAAGATATTCATGTTCAGAATGACTATGttagttttaaaaatagttGAAGAAAGGCCAACGTAGCTACTGAGGAGTTAATCATTGTTTAAGATAATTTGTGGGAGAGATGCAAGATTCTGTTTACCCCAACTGCAGTTAAGGGATATCCATTATACATATATTGACAACTCACATTTGTATTTATATCATCTTAAGAGGTGGATATCTTCTTCTCAGCAATACAGGGCTTCTTGGTATTGTTTGCTTAAGCCACTCGTGCCACATGTCAGGTCTTAAGTTTTGTGAGGTAGGTAAATACTTACACCGCATATGCTACACTATTTTGTTGAAAATTAGCCTCGCCAGTTGGCCTCCTAGAAGAGTTAACTTACTTTCCTATCACGCAAATTTTATACTTAATTTGTTCATTTGATCCAATTTTGCAACATCCAGGGTTATATGGCATCAACCCAGTGGATGCCGTTCATATGAAAAATGGTGAGACCATTGCACAATGGAAGAATTTATACCTATTAAAGTTTGGGGTAAGGTGGTGTTATACAATTTAATGGTTGATGAGGCATTATGCAGAGTTTTTATATGGCCTGCTCTATTTTATTTGTACAAAAGTGAATGCTGTACGTTTTGTTCCATAACATTTAATTCACTAGCTTGAAGCATATATCTTTTTGGCCTTACATCCTGAACTTAAAATCATGTATAATAAACTTGGTGAGCATTAACATCTATCTTACTTTTGTCTTCCTCTGATGGTATGGTAAACTGTGGTCTTGGCCATGCTCTTGATAACCATTCTATATTGTTCTGTTTGGCTAGAAGACACTTGAGCTGATTGCCTGCTTGGTTTTTTTGTGGCTTGAAAACCTGACTACTCAATATTAAAAAGTGATTTTGTATGAgttctattttttatataaatgaaATAGCTAGAAGCTGACTTTTCTCCAGATATATTCTTTATCAGCTTCTAAAgatgaagaattccaatttttatttttttgttttctttttttagggGGTATTCTGACAATTCATCTTAAAATTATTTGTCCCTGCACTGCGGTTTTCTCGTAAAGTATAAAAACTTGAGGCTTCGATTTATGGAATgacaaattcaaatttgaagGGTTGCAAGTTGGAACCTCCGATTTGAggttattcttttttctttatttttaaggTTGGAAAATTGCAGGGTTAGTTTTGAggttttaaaagataaaataattaagaaGCTCATAGGGTCTGATTTGTTTCTAAGCGTTTTTCAAATTTCACACCCCAAGATAACACACAATGAGGCAATAACAACCTATAAGTATAACACCAACGTTTCCTCAATACGTAAATTTAACAGCGGAAAAGGAGAGTATATAATTAGTAACAAAGGAATACAGGATGAATGTACATACTTTTTTGCTATCTGACAATCATATAGTGTTACAAAGTGGCGATTTGACAACCAAAATAATCAGCAAACCTCAGCTGATTAACACACTGAACAGTCATTCTGTtggtttttttcctttttccaaCTGAATAATTCAAGTCACCTCACTACTTTGCCAATAAATGAAATCATATACTGCTATTACAACCGAACAGAATGACAACCTTACACCATAATACCCtaataaaagattttaaaaatatatatatacaacaatGCCTTCTAGAATGACATCCCAACTTCATTCAAAGTTGACATGGAAATGAAAACATAATCCAATCTCATCAACCATCAATGAGCTATTCAAAGCAGCATCGagggggagaaaataaaaaaaaatggaaacaATCCCTGCAATCAAAGAGATACAACGTCATCATTGACATTATATAAATACAACTTACATGAAAGGattagaagaaaataaaatactGAATTATATGCACTATCATGCAATCCAAAGGCTGTAACAAAGTCTAATTCTACTAGGCAAGGTCGCTTATATCATGGAATCTGACAATGACCAAAAATCAAATCATCATGAAGAATTATGCCATTTCAGAACCCAATCCTATTTTGCACATAACTATGACATGCAATCCCTGGTTTCTGCTTTACTCTTTCTGTTTGTTATTGAAATTCTCTTATAATTTTCAACTAGGTAAATGCCCGCGCGATGCGGGAATTGTTGTATCAAATATATAGCATTTAACCTTATATATATTTGTAAAGAATAAAGACACATTTTTTTATTCGTCAAACGCTCTCCCAACCACAGCACCGACAACCAGCATTCTCTATCCTTCTCTTCCAGTTACTCTTTTCATATACCGCGAGCTCCTTCTTCCTTACCGGTGATAATCTCTGTGCATTTTGAACTATCACTCCATTTGTTTACTCCACATTTACATCAATCAGTtggagaaaaaagaaagaagaaaaagagagaaatgcAAAGAATTCAAAATTTGTGTCTACacaatcttttaatttaaatactCAGATTTTGTGCCTATAAAGCATGCACCAACAAACTTATAACGTCTTAACTTAAATATATAGCACATTTCAACATACAAGTAAAATTACTGCATGCATccgaagcaagaaaaagcataaaggtatatttataatttaacgAGAAAAATCAGtctatataaattttatataacaaaaaattagcTTCTTTCAAGTATTTTAATTTCTGTATAAGTATGAAGAGTATGTTAACATAGTATGATATTAATTTAAAGAGAAACATTGTTCTGTAcgtttaatttaaaaaatatcttgtTTAACCTATTCGGTAAGTGGATGGATTTTTAAATCTTAGGTTGAGAATGAGCAGATTTTTTAAATCTCCTTTGATGGTTAAAAGTGAAGCAGGTATACTTTTATCTCGAGAgttaatgtaaaattttaaacaacGTGAGTATATAACATGTAGTTCTAGATTATAAGAAATaggaataaaatagaaaaaagagtATTTGATAATACATCTTTCATATTTCCATTATATATTGTTGCAGGTATTTTAAAGAGGAAAATTATTTTCTGTAAGATTTATTTAAGAAATTAccatgttaaaattaatttgcaAACAATTCTATCTTTATCAATTGAATCTTGAAGAAACATATGATATTGAATCGATAGTGTTGTACGGCCAATTCGATTGATTTACCAAGAAACACGAATTTATTGGAATAAGATATTTTTGGATAAATTTAAAAAGGGAAACCATCacttaaatttaaaagtttagtgtatttttttcaaaagtGGTTGACATGATGGAGATTGAAAACAAATTGTATTCCGTAACTTTATATTTGATTtgttaaaaattcaaaatttgaaattttaatttttgaaatctaCTCTGTCATTAGCCCTTATAAATTCGGAGCACACGGATCTACtctagtcaaaaaattttataatttacgTATTCGTAAGagaaaaaatttagttaattttagcTTGAATTCACTATTATCACGAGAACATGTCTTCGAGGGGGAGAGGTAGGAGGCCGAGCAAGGAAAGAGCTAGATCTACCATCAATGTAACAAGCGAATCAACGGACAGCATGAACAAGAATAGGacaaagcagagaaaaagaacaCTAAAACAAATAATAGATACATCCTCAAGGTAACCGGTCTAATTTTATTATacaactaattattttttttagtataatcGGTTTGTTTGAGTAATAGCTGAAAGTccaattttgtgtttttcttaaCATTAATTTAATTCTGAACTATTATCCCGTAATATTTAAAATAGTAGAAAAAAACctgttttattatttattagtacGTATCTGTAGTATAAGATTTTAaacattttgtgaaattttgtagatcaattttaattataatttttaaaacatgaaTCATTTTTTTCTGTGTAAATAATTATTCTGCACCAGAGCTCATTGAACAATGTATCAGATTAATATTTCAGCGTACATTTAGTGAACAACGAAGTAATCATTTTTTCGCCTTCAATAAGCTACATTCTTtgtgataattttttaataggaattaatttttattaaattttatgtaaTATTTAGAATACAATATTAACgcttattaattatttagtatGTGTTGATGCTTTAAATAAGTGTTCTtaatttgtgtgttaattgCAATATTTAAAATACAGTTTTCATGGAAGTTTAAATACGGGTAACAAGAAACAAAAGGAGGTGAGTTCACCATTTAAGAAGAACCATTCTCAACCCGGTGAAGCTCACTCACCACCCACCTATAACCAGTACCACCACCATTGTGAACTTAGTTTTACTAATGCAGTTGATAAGATGACAACAGCCATAACCTCTCTgacaaaaatcctcgaaaaACAAAACCAAATGGTTTATCCATTTCATGCCGTTAATAGAACTAGATCGGACAATCCGTACATAGAAAATCTAGCTATTAATAATACCACGAAttttaataattcaaaaactGATAACAAAGTTGACATAGATAGAATAATGAGCAAATTCATTCGATCCCAAGAATGTCAAAAAACAGTTGTACAACCCACCCTACACAAACTCCCCCCTAGCAACGATTCTGATAACAACGCAAATGACGTGAATCCCAAGGAGCTTTTCAAAACAAATGCCTCCCCACGAAGATCATCTGAATTAGATTTGAATTCAAATGCGGGAATATATATTGGTAAAAAGGGTACCTCATCATTTGTGCTGCCGCGG
Above is a genomic segment from Arachis stenosperma cultivar V10309 chromosome 1, arast.V10309.gnm1.PFL2, whole genome shotgun sequence containing:
- the LOC130966096 gene encoding protein FAR1-RELATED SEQUENCE 5-like, whose amino-acid sequence is MDPSDSDFFGNDSDVEFPSGEDLDFLDDDSEADEDKPQDKRIADLSREDILQLQFTDEEAVFRFYRTYAMIHGFAVRLDEVRRDSNGFVIMRQIVCNRAGARKEEVEKDERIRDHRPLTRSCCRARIRARLDTKIQKWKVVSFYEEHSHELVETKDVSMMPEYRTFSVSDKEQAKNLHDIGMRTCHVLGYLAAQKGGYANLSFNQKDMYNLITQHRKEKVKGGDANAAISYLRGKAGNDSYFFGKYTLSNENRLENLFWADGTSRIDYECFGDVLTFDSTYNRNVYNKPLVIFSGCNHHGQTVIFGCGLLVNEDIGSYKWLLETFLEAMGSKHPTAVVTDGDLSMREAIKQVFPCATHRLCAWHLHRNACEKVKNSGFLTDFKGLIYANVSVEEFEVKWGDMVARFNLSSNSWVHQTYELRNLWALAYLRGQFFGRIRTTSQCEGINSLLKAYVRKKDTLLEFINNMETVASHYRNNERVAEFDSKYTKPVLVTSLPTLEDFAAKTFTRNMFREVRTEIEGACAMNTELVIQDGGKLYFKCNSFGVPEIDYVVEFDRVRGMLRCECLWFENRGIPCMHIFACLKHQHVEVIPERLVCKRWTKNAKSDFMKSNIDDPSDSDKVLKCRLGVLGAECSRLMDLACKNSSDFVEAMNSVVDTITKLQKQGENPRNANLDDDYVVDPLVVKSKGAPKKNSKFKQHRKCSNCGVTGHYNKSCPNAPGRIPNEPVDDDTEQNISSILPKRKRHDSVKNQHKMEKDRNIGGGPAPTSSAKSVVNDQVKTSSPGPNIPVSASTSNEESGMGSGPAESSVEAPETGMVD